From Candidatus Stygibacter australis, a single genomic window includes:
- a CDS encoding T9SS type A sorting domain-containing protein, which yields MRKTFYFVIGLILFSFMSLYPTVINIPDDQLTIQMGIYAAVDYDTILVQPGIYTENLDYSGMNIVIGSLFLTTQDPAYIEQTVIDGNDNGSVVIFESNEGSDAVLSGFVITNGYSTNWSEAFSGGGICIMDANPSLQNLIIKNNRARYSGGGIYCENASPIISDVTITENSAQTCGGGLSCWYDSSPELNNVTITRNIAERWCGGGILCYYNATLIFNEESPCNIFLNNAPWGTDIYLESAQPSIEVFVDTFTVMNPTDYYAYPAANLIFNLDNALMEPVNADLYVSPIGSNSNSGLVPEEPLLSLYFAILKIEADEESPCTIHLANGTYSYSLTEDIMPVLGKDYVTIQGENADTTVLDAEERSGVVCNPAYINYGIMENLTITNGNAQYGGGIYGAYYSSSSFNNLIITNNHAEERGGGIYCEESNYNLSLTNGLICDNTANTGGGIANGFGYPSSISLTNVTIRENYANRGGGIYWEGDDIDFDGESRCNIYSNISTEDVGNDLYFEYIYELEVVVDTFSVLYPTDTQAYPIEDIEFDILHGYAGNLVNADLYVATWGDDSNSGLTPDDPLQTIQYALNRIYADNENQHTIFIEEGVYSSSETGEAFPIEHRSEYVSIYGSENGDTVLDAEMQSSVLSILNVSESTISNLRLIHGNTYHGGGIFMENSDPVLQKNTITHNTADRGGGLYCCKNSDPLIINCTISENTATDEGGGLFHHDTGDITIQNCISWNNTPDEIVSATSTGTEIVNYSDIEGDFTGIGNIDADPLFADALNGDFHLTWLNFPVPDLTKSPCIDTGNPDSSYDPDNTIADMGAYYFNQVQNENDADLCDDTPAISSVKMIYPNPFNPETTIEYEITKFENVKIEVFNIKGQKVDVLINKAQNKGDYSLQWDASGLKSGIYLIKFTGDELQKTQKVVLLK from the coding sequence ATGAGAAAGACATTTTATTTTGTTATTGGTTTAATTTTATTCAGTTTTATGAGTCTGTATCCAACTGTAATTAATATTCCGGACGACCAGCTAACCATTCAGATGGGAATATATGCAGCAGTAGATTATGACACAATTCTTGTTCAACCCGGTATTTATACTGAGAACCTGGATTACAGTGGCATGAACATCGTAATCGGTTCTTTATTTTTAACAACTCAAGACCCTGCCTATATCGAACAGACCGTAATAGACGGGAATGATAATGGAAGTGTGGTTATATTCGAAAGCAATGAAGGCAGTGACGCTGTATTATCTGGATTTGTCATTACCAATGGTTATTCTACAAACTGGTCTGAAGCGTTTAGTGGTGGTGGCATCTGTATTATGGATGCAAATCCGAGTTTACAAAATTTGATAATTAAAAATAATAGAGCAAGATATTCAGGTGGTGGAATATATTGTGAAAATGCCTCACCGATTATCAGCGATGTGACCATTACCGAAAATTCCGCTCAAACTTGTGGTGGAGGATTGAGCTGCTGGTACGATTCTTCTCCTGAACTGAATAATGTTACTATTACCAGAAATATTGCCGAAAGATGGTGTGGTGGCGGGATTTTATGTTATTATAATGCAACTCTGATTTTTAATGAGGAATCACCCTGTAATATTTTTTTAAATAATGCTCCCTGGGGAACTGATATCTATTTAGAATCTGCGCAACCCAGTATTGAAGTTTTTGTGGATACTTTTACGGTGATGAACCCTACAGATTATTATGCCTATCCTGCCGCTAATCTTATCTTTAATCTAGATAATGCCCTAATGGAACCGGTTAATGCTGACTTATATGTTAGCCCAATCGGCTCTAATAGTAATAGTGGATTAGTGCCTGAAGAACCCTTATTATCATTATATTTTGCAATACTTAAAATTGAGGCAGATGAAGAGTCTCCCTGCACAATCCACTTAGCGAATGGCACATATTCATATTCTCTCACAGAAGATATCATGCCGGTATTAGGCAAAGACTATGTGACAATTCAAGGTGAAAATGCTGATACCACCGTTCTTGATGCCGAAGAAAGGTCTGGCGTGGTTTGTAATCCAGCTTATATCAATTACGGCATTATGGAAAATCTGACTATCACTAATGGCAATGCCCAATACGGAGGTGGAATTTATGGTGCCTACTATTCAAGCTCAAGTTTTAATAATCTGATTATTACTAATAATCATGCAGAAGAACGTGGCGGTGGCATATACTGCGAAGAAAGCAATTACAATCTCAGTTTGACCAATGGGCTGATCTGTGATAATACTGCAAATACAGGTGGTGGAATTGCAAATGGTTTCGGCTATCCATCTTCTATCTCTCTTACAAACGTAACTATCAGGGAAAATTACGCTAACCGTGGTGGTGGAATTTATTGGGAAGGAGATGATATTGACTTTGACGGAGAATCCAGATGTAATATTTACTCTAATATATCGACGGAAGATGTCGGTAATGATCTGTATTTTGAATATATCTACGAATTAGAAGTTGTTGTGGATACCTTTTCGGTACTGTATCCCACTGATACCCAGGCATACCCCATCGAAGATATCGAGTTTGATATCCTGCATGGATATGCCGGAAATCTGGTAAATGCCGACCTCTACGTTGCCACCTGGGGTGATGATTCAAATTCTGGTCTCACTCCCGATGACCCATTGCAGACAATTCAATATGCCTTGAACAGAATATATGCGGATAACGAAAACCAGCACACTATATTCATTGAAGAAGGTGTTTACAGTTCTTCTGAAACAGGCGAAGCCTTTCCCATCGAACATAGATCAGAATACGTGTCCATTTATGGATCAGAAAACGGAGATACCGTGCTGGATGCTGAAATGCAGTCCAGCGTTTTATCAATACTTAATGTCAGCGAATCTACTATCAGTAATTTAAGGCTCATACATGGAAACACTTATCATGGTGGTGGAATATTTATGGAAAACTCTGATCCTGTTCTCCAAAAAAACACCATTACTCACAATACCGCTGATAGAGGTGGCGGTTTATATTGTTGTAAAAACTCTGATCCTTTGATCATAAACTGCACTATTTCTGAAAATACGGCTACTGATGAAGGAGGAGGTCTATTTCATCATGATACTGGAGATATCACTATCCAGAATTGTATTTCCTGGAATAATACCCCTGATGAGATTGTCAGTGCTACAAGCACGGGTACCGAGATAGTAAATTATTCAGATATTGAGGGTGATTTTACAGGTATAGGGAATATTGATGCAGACCCGCTATTTGCGGATGCTTTAAATGGTGATTTCCATCTAACCTGGTTAAACTTTCCAGTGCCTGATCTCACCAAATCACCCTGTATAGATACCGGTAACCCTGATTCATCGTATGATCCTGACAATACAATTGCCGATATGGGAGCATATTATTTCAACCAGGTGCAGAACGAAAATGATGCTGATCTATGTGACGATACCCCCGCTATTTCATCAGTTAAAATGATCTACCCCAATCCCTTTAATCCAGAGACCACTATTGAATATGAAATAACCAAATTTGAGAATGTGAAGATTGAAGTATTTAATATCAAGGGACAAAAAGTTGATGTGCTGATTAATAAAGCACAAAATAAAGGAGATTATTCACTGCAATGGGATGCTTCAGGATTGAAAAGCGGTATTTACCTTATCAAATTCACTGGCGATGAATTGCAGAAAACCCAAAAAGTTGTTCTCCTGAAATAG